A genome region from Bacteroidota bacterium includes the following:
- a CDS encoding NAD(P)-binding domain-containing protein, whose amino-acid sequence MTKIGVIGGGSYGTAIVKTLLDKDGDVFWWLRKQNTIDSINLKGRNPKYLRAVDLKLKPEQLSTDIREICRQSDIIFIAVPSVFLRETLLQLDDSDMEGKLIVSTTKGLIPHDHQLISDYIIKNFHLNADQFIFLTGPAHAEEVVTKRKTYLTLASSSEENALRAGSFLETDYIAVRTSTDVPGLEYAAVLKNIYAIAAGISQSVGYGDNFLAVLMSNAIREMDMMLKQECPADRNLMSSGYLGDLLVTAFSKFSRNRTFGSMIGHGYSTKAALIEMNMIPEGHYAVKSFCKLMRESCVKLRIVSAVYKILYNQEDPLKTLQALEEGFD is encoded by the coding sequence ATGACTAAAATTGGTGTTATAGGAGGAGGGAGCTATGGAACGGCTATTGTTAAAACTTTGCTTGACAAAGATGGTGATGTTTTTTGGTGGCTAAGGAAACAGAATACTATTGACAGTATAAACTTAAAAGGTCGAAATCCAAAGTATCTAAGAGCCGTAGATTTAAAGTTGAAACCAGAGCAACTTAGTACTGACATCAGGGAGATATGTAGACAATCAGATATTATCTTTATTGCAGTTCCTTCTGTTTTTTTGCGGGAAACATTATTGCAACTAGATGATTCAGATATGGAAGGAAAGTTAATTGTTTCTACAACCAAAGGACTTATTCCTCACGATCATCAGCTTATTTCTGATTATATAATTAAGAACTTCCATTTAAACGCAGATCAGTTTATATTTTTAACCGGACCCGCACATGCTGAAGAGGTGGTTACCAAACGCAAAACCTATTTGACCTTGGCATCAAGTTCTGAAGAAAATGCACTAAGAGCTGGTTCTTTTCTTGAAACAGATTATATAGCTGTAAGAACCTCAACAGATGTACCAGGTTTAGAATATGCAGCTGTATTGAAAAATATCTATGCTATTGCAGCTGGAATTAGTCAAAGTGTGGGTTATGGAGATAATTTCCTTGCAGTTTTGATGTCGAATGCTATTCGTGAAATGGATATGATGCTTAAGCAGGAATGTCCTGCTGACAGAAATCTCATGAGTTCAGGCTATTTAGGCGATTTACTGGTAACGGCATTTTCTAAGTTTAGTCGAAACCGCACTTTTGGCAGTATGATCGGACATGGTTATTCGACCAAAGCCGCTTTGATAGAAATGAACATGATACCAGAAGGACATTATGCAGTTAAATCATTTTGTAAGTTAATGCGAGAAAGTTGTGTGAAGTTGAGAATTGTTTCGGCTGTTTATAAAATTCTCTATAATCAGGAAGATCCTTTGAAAACGCTTCAGGCATTGGAAGAGGGCTTTGATTGA
- a CDS encoding DUF3352 domain-containing protein has protein sequence MSGFKKGLFISLALVVLIIVVWFALPKLKLKNNYPDPLTALPENAILFYQGDNFRHEFDQISKTTYWKNLQTSQNINAFAKSYSLVDSAIHKNEKINSYITSQKMVLSLHKISRQQIGVLLLMQTKGKFKEDDVRKMIASELETDAKKSVFEGVSVFNYQAQSKQSTVAFAFLDGILAISSSSIIIEDAIRSYHLSTGLIDKSNFGVTFNEFKENWFVNFKQLPTLLDIFISDDLRDFAGSLSYFAQTANYELKNDEASFSLRGSIQMADTFNGFNRLFTNQKARKSDISKIASLKSAMLFSYQISDPKAFLQHYQDYMKFSKRWNAYEAALVSFEKKHQINIENDILPLLNGSFALSINEPFAEDFKQNKIVYIKVEHAAEASRILKRSESQNDDTSEQIDDFYKSHEIYVTNKADLFYLIFGSSFKLDEKAYFTSIRDYLVFSPNLHSLKQIIDDFTNGQTLNSSSDYHRFADKLVSESNFFAYINSNRTNAVLEHVLSKSWYEKNLRNSIFTKLETLGYQIVNNNNGFYNELLTTFSSSATQSMEKVWEVALDTTFSIEPWIFKNHNSGKQEVMVFDEKNNLYLISNTGEILWKRQLDNKIVGDIHQVDFYKNKKLQYLFTTETHLQLIDRLGRNTANYPIRLSAKASSGISLYQKSKTDTRIFVGTEKNHI, from the coding sequence ATGTCCGGATTCAAAAAAGGATTATTTATTTCACTAGCTTTAGTCGTTCTTATAATAGTTGTTTGGTTTGCTTTACCAAAATTAAAGCTAAAGAATAATTATCCTGATCCATTGACAGCTTTGCCTGAAAATGCTATTTTGTTTTACCAAGGAGATAATTTCCGTCATGAATTTGATCAGATTTCGAAAACAACATACTGGAAAAACCTGCAAACAAGCCAAAACATTAATGCTTTCGCAAAGTCCTACTCCCTGGTTGACTCGGCCATTCATAAAAACGAAAAAATCAATTCCTACATTACAAGTCAGAAAATGGTTTTAAGTCTGCACAAAATATCCCGTCAGCAAATCGGTGTATTGCTTCTTATGCAAACAAAAGGAAAATTTAAGGAAGATGATGTTCGCAAAATGATAGCTTCAGAATTAGAAACCGATGCAAAAAAAAGTGTATTTGAAGGAGTAAGTGTATTTAATTATCAAGCTCAATCCAAACAATCGACAGTGGCTTTTGCTTTTTTAGATGGGATTTTAGCTATCAGCTCATCATCAATTATAATTGAAGATGCTATTCGTTCATATCATCTTTCAACAGGACTAATTGACAAATCAAATTTTGGCGTCACATTTAATGAATTTAAAGAAAATTGGTTTGTCAACTTCAAACAACTTCCTACTTTATTGGATATTTTTATTAGTGATGATTTGCGCGATTTTGCTGGCAGCCTTTCCTATTTTGCACAAACAGCAAATTACGAATTGAAGAACGATGAAGCATCTTTCTCATTACGAGGAAGTATTCAGATGGCAGATACTTTTAATGGATTCAATCGATTGTTTACTAACCAAAAAGCTCGAAAATCCGACATCAGTAAAATTGCCTCATTAAAAAGTGCTATGCTTTTCTCCTATCAAATTAGTGACCCAAAGGCTTTTTTGCAGCATTATCAGGATTATATGAAATTCAGCAAGCGCTGGAATGCTTATGAAGCAGCTCTGGTTTCCTTTGAAAAAAAACACCAAATAAATATTGAAAATGATATTTTACCCTTACTAAATGGATCATTTGCTTTGAGTATTAATGAACCATTTGCTGAAGATTTCAAACAAAATAAAATTGTTTATATAAAGGTTGAACATGCGGCAGAAGCAAGTCGTATTCTCAAGAGATCAGAATCTCAAAATGATGACACGAGCGAGCAAATTGATGATTTTTATAAATCGCATGAAATATATGTGACAAACAAAGCTGATCTGTTTTATCTGATTTTTGGTTCTTCTTTTAAACTAGATGAAAAAGCTTATTTCACAAGTATCCGCGATTACCTTGTATTTAGTCCTAACTTACACTCATTGAAACAGATTATTGATGATTTCACAAATGGACAAACACTTAATTCTTCAAGCGATTATCATCGATTTGCCGATAAATTAGTCAGTGAAAGTAATTTCTTTGCCTATATAAATTCCAATCGAACCAATGCAGTATTGGAACATGTGCTGAGCAAAAGTTGGTATGAAAAAAATCTTAGAAATTCCATTTTTACAAAATTGGAAACTCTTGGATATCAAATCGTGAATAACAATAATGGATTTTATAATGAGTTGCTTACGACATTCTCTTCATCTGCCACACAAAGTATGGAAAAAGTATGGGAAGTAGCATTAGACACTACTTTTTCTATTGAACCTTGGATCTTTAAAAATCACAATTCAGGTAAACAAGAGGTAATGGTTTTTGATGAAAAGAACAATTTATACCTGATCAGCAATACTGGCGAGATTCTATGGAAAAGACAATTGGATAACAAAATAGTGGGCGATATTCACCAGGTAGATTTCTATAAAAACAAAAAACTGCAGTATTTATTTACAACTGAAACCCACCTTCAACTGATTGATAGATTGGGCCGAAATACGGCTAATTATCCAATTCGCTTAAGTGCAAAAGCAAGTTCCGGAATAAGTTTATATCAAAAAAGTAAAACGGATACACGTATTTTTGTAGGAACCGAAAAGAATCATATTT
- a CDS encoding efflux RND transporter periplasmic adaptor subunit, whose protein sequence is MAIEKRHYKKKNNKLFVWLAIAMVAMIVVLMILSKKGVIGDSNMIEVETNMVSKRSISEVITASGKLRPEKEISISSDVPGEIIELQVKEGDRVRKGDLLLRIKPDEFKSSVDEAIAAYNSSLAGLENAKANLEQSGAMLEKSKTLYARYLILKEKKAVSDTEFERIESEYLGANAQNESAKQGVETAKYGIVSAAARKQKAFESLNKTTIYSPIDGIVTRLNNQEGEKVVGTAQMAGTVIMRLANLSQMVVNIDVNENDIIRISLGDTADIEVDAFLNEKFKGLVTEIANSSKDNLGGIDQITTFDIKVRLIEESYAHLIDTNKTVRTPFRPGMSAMVDVHTSSALDVIAVPILAVTTRFVDPEGDEIESKKKKGEKENDKKEVVFLFEDGKTKLVPVEIGIQDDYFIEITSGLKEDQEVVSGPYSIVSKILKDDQTVKKKTKEKEND, encoded by the coding sequence ATGGCTATTGAGAAAAGACATTATAAAAAGAAAAATAACAAACTATTTGTTTGGTTGGCAATTGCCATGGTGGCAATGATTGTTGTACTCATGATTCTTAGTAAAAAAGGAGTGATTGGAGATAGCAATATGATAGAAGTGGAAACCAACATGGTTAGTAAGCGATCTATTTCAGAAGTAATAACCGCCAGTGGCAAACTAAGGCCTGAGAAGGAAATATCTATTTCCTCTGATGTTCCCGGTGAAATTATTGAACTTCAGGTTAAGGAAGGCGATCGTGTTCGCAAAGGAGATTTATTACTTCGCATCAAACCAGATGAGTTTAAATCAAGTGTTGATGAAGCGATAGCGGCCTATAACAGTTCGTTAGCAGGTCTTGAAAATGCCAAAGCAAACCTCGAGCAATCAGGAGCAATGTTGGAAAAGAGTAAAACATTGTATGCAAGATATCTGATTTTAAAAGAAAAGAAAGCTGTTTCGGATACGGAATTTGAAAGAATTGAATCAGAATATTTGGGTGCAAATGCACAAAATGAATCGGCCAAACAAGGAGTAGAAACGGCCAAATATGGTATTGTTTCAGCAGCTGCACGAAAGCAAAAAGCATTCGAAAGTTTGAATAAAACAACTATATATTCACCTATTGATGGGATAGTAACCCGGTTGAATAATCAGGAAGGGGAAAAAGTAGTGGGTACAGCTCAAATGGCTGGAACGGTAATTATGCGTTTAGCCAATTTAAGTCAAATGGTCGTGAATATTGATGTCAATGAAAATGACATTATTCGCATTTCTCTTGGAGATACAGCAGATATTGAAGTGGATGCTTTTTTAAACGAAAAGTTCAAGGGCTTGGTCACAGAAATTGCCAATTCAAGCAAAGATAACTTAGGAGGGATTGATCAAATTACCACATTTGATATCAAAGTAAGACTAATTGAAGAATCGTACGCTCATTTGATTGATACCAATAAAACAGTTCGGACACCATTTAGGCCTGGGATGTCGGCCATGGTAGATGTGCACACCAGTAGTGCTTTGGATGTGATTGCTGTTCCCATATTGGCCGTAACAACACGATTTGTTGATCCGGAAGGAGATGAAATAGAAAGCAAAAAGAAAAAGGGCGAAAAAGAAAATGACAAAAAAGAAGTTGTTTTCCTTTTTGAAGATGGAAAAACAAAACTAGTACCCGTTGAAATCGGAATTCAGGATGATTATTTCATTGAAATAACAAGCGGCCTAAAAGAGGATCAGGAAGTAGTGAGTGGACCATACAGCATTGTTTCAAAAATCTTAAAAGATGACCAAACAGTGAAAAAGAAAACGAAGGAAAAGGAAAATGACTAA
- a CDS encoding TolC family protein yields the protein MKNFCSISIVLLISSVFLLPLKGNSQEALSLSDCIEYALKQNISVRQNMLDIDRKQSELLQSKAAMLPSVNGYINQGLNFGNSLDYTTYEYVKERTSSNYFQLSSNLTIFNGFRLLNTVKSNQHALDASNWTYEDVKDQVAMSVALSYLQILMNKEQLNLAVEQIELTKGLLERIRILVEVGQETKSKELELKAEMASNEVTHIEAKNNLIQSYLNLKQILNWEISKPIKINEYDINLASGGDYDRVDIESVISNNIAELPKVKRAKSDLESAQFYYKAVQAMKYPSIDLQSSVGTRYSSIKNPLTGQRDPFNDQLNNNLGQYLTFGLQIPIFNNLKNSGSSQLAQLNIKNAELTYRETEVQSKNAIYEAYYLMNNSGKKYEAAIKSQEAQRLLFDQSTLMYKEGVLNFYEWQSSRNNLSRAEASLLSAKYDYLYRIKVFDYYRGIPLSL from the coding sequence ATGAAAAATTTCTGTTCAATAAGCATAGTCTTACTGATTTCTTCTGTTTTTCTTTTACCTCTAAAAGGAAATTCACAAGAAGCATTGAGTCTTTCAGATTGCATTGAATATGCTTTAAAGCAAAACATAAGTGTAAGGCAAAACATGCTTGATATTGATCGTAAACAATCAGAGCTTCTTCAAAGCAAAGCAGCCATGTTGCCTTCTGTTAATGGCTATATTAATCAGGGATTGAATTTTGGAAATTCACTGGACTATACAACTTATGAATATGTAAAAGAAAGAACCAGTTCAAATTATTTTCAGCTTAGTTCTAACCTGACCATTTTTAATGGCTTTCGTTTATTGAATACGGTGAAGTCAAATCAGCATGCCTTAGATGCGAGTAACTGGACTTATGAAGATGTGAAAGATCAGGTAGCCATGAGTGTTGCGCTATCGTATCTGCAAATATTAATGAATAAAGAGCAACTAAATTTAGCAGTTGAGCAAATTGAACTCACAAAAGGATTGCTCGAAAGAATACGGATTTTAGTTGAAGTAGGGCAGGAAACCAAATCAAAAGAATTGGAGTTGAAAGCTGAAATGGCTAGCAATGAAGTGACACATATAGAGGCCAAAAACAATCTGATTCAAAGTTATCTGAACCTCAAACAAATTTTGAATTGGGAAATCAGCAAACCCATTAAAATCAATGAATATGACATTAATCTGGCATCGGGAGGCGATTATGATCGGGTGGATATTGAAAGTGTTATTAGTAATAATATAGCTGAATTACCAAAAGTAAAAAGGGCTAAGTCGGACTTGGAAAGTGCACAATTTTATTACAAAGCCGTGCAAGCGATGAAATATCCTAGCATTGATTTGCAATCTTCAGTGGGCACAAGGTATTCAAGTATTAAGAACCCACTGACCGGTCAGCGAGATCCATTTAATGATCAATTAAACAATAATCTTGGTCAATACTTAACATTCGGACTGCAGATTCCAATATTTAATAATTTGAAAAATTCGGGATCGTCTCAACTGGCTCAATTAAATATTAAAAATGCTGAACTGACCTATCGTGAAACGGAAGTGCAATCGAAAAATGCTATTTATGAAGCCTATTACCTAATGAATAATTCCGGTAAAAAATACGAAGCAGCCATTAAAAGTCAGGAAGCACAGCGCTTGTTATTTGATCAATCAACTTTAATGTATAAAGAAGGGGTATTAAATTTTTATGAATGGCAATCTTCCCGAAACAATTTGAGTCGGGCTGAAGCGTCATTGCTGAGTGCAAAATACGATTATTTGTATCGAATTAAAGTTTTTGATTATTACAGAGGCATACCTTTAAGTTTATAA